In Rubrivirga marina, the following are encoded in one genomic region:
- a CDS encoding flagellar basal body-associated FliL family protein, with translation MASADPDAAPKKKRVLAPILALVVGVAATFGLTQFGPLAGLLGAAPAAAAVADTAPPVEYGEFTELDGIVVNPRGTDGRRYLMVKVGVEAEDAKTLARLDVLRPAAVDAVIELLSAQPVETLTDITRRDSLKTQILGQFNEMLGEDGPVSRIYFTQYVLQ, from the coding sequence ATGGCCTCCGCTGACCCCGACGCCGCCCCCAAGAAAAAGCGCGTCCTCGCCCCGATCCTGGCGCTCGTGGTAGGCGTCGCGGCCACCTTCGGCCTGACGCAGTTCGGCCCGCTGGCCGGCCTCCTGGGCGCCGCGCCGGCCGCCGCCGCCGTCGCCGACACGGCCCCTCCCGTGGAGTACGGCGAGTTCACCGAGCTCGACGGGATCGTCGTCAACCCGCGCGGGACCGACGGCCGGCGGTACCTCATGGTCAAGGTGGGCGTCGAGGCCGAGGACGCCAAGACGCTGGCCCGGCTCGACGTGCTCCGCCCGGCCGCCGTCGACGCCGTGATCGAGCTGCTGAGCGCGCAGCCCGTCGAGACCCTGACCGACATCACGAGGCGGGACTCGCTGAAGACCCAGATCCTCGGCCAGTTCAACGAGATGCTGGGCGAGGACGGGCCGGTCTCGCGGATCTACTTCACGCAGTACGTGCTCCAGTAG
- a CDS encoding OmpA/MotB family protein, with protein MDFVDLGAPPLQEEEEPTAPFWMATFSDMMTLLLTFFVMLVAMSSVEVKKFEEALSYFTGRRGLMEQEGLMPGIMGVAGQQDAREQAEVFEAIAREIQEKGLAASVSVDLTERGIRVTVLDSVAFAPGSVALNETAREVLYGVAEAIHGPMAVEVEGHTDDVPISTPAYPSNWELSAARAAAVVRFLAAEPSALEPDRYIAVGYGEFRPRVANDTPENRALNRRITVLFRTSPDDPVAGAQPPLPHGLR; from the coding sequence ATGGACTTCGTGGACCTGGGCGCCCCGCCCCTGCAGGAAGAGGAGGAGCCGACGGCGCCGTTCTGGATGGCGACGTTCAGCGACATGATGACGCTGCTCCTGACCTTTTTCGTGATGCTCGTGGCGATGTCGTCGGTCGAGGTCAAGAAGTTCGAGGAGGCCCTCAGCTACTTTACCGGGCGCCGCGGGCTGATGGAGCAGGAGGGGCTCATGCCCGGGATCATGGGCGTGGCCGGCCAGCAGGACGCCCGCGAGCAGGCCGAGGTGTTCGAAGCCATCGCGCGCGAGATTCAGGAGAAGGGCCTCGCGGCGTCGGTCAGCGTCGACCTCACGGAGCGCGGGATCCGCGTGACCGTCCTCGACTCGGTCGCCTTCGCACCAGGCTCGGTGGCCCTCAACGAGACGGCCCGCGAGGTCCTCTACGGCGTGGCCGAGGCGATCCACGGGCCGATGGCCGTCGAGGTCGAGGGCCACACCGACGACGTCCCGATCTCGACGCCCGCCTACCCCTCGAACTGGGAGCTCTCGGCGGCCCGCGCGGCCGCCGTCGTCCGGTTCCTCGCCGCCGAGCCGTCGGCGCTCGAGCCCGACCGCTACATCGCCGTGGGCTACGGCGAGTTCCGCCCGCGCGTCGCGAACGACACGCCCGAGAACCGGGCGCTCAACCGCCGCATCACCGTCCTCTTCCGCACCTCGCCCGACGACCCTGTCGCGGGCGCCCAGCCCCCCCTGCCCCATGGCCTCCGCTGA
- a CDS encoding motility protein A, with protein MEKSTPIGLVAGLGLIFGTVAMGDGAATFFDPMSLIIVMGGTVCGLLVTFTIDEMKQAVPLTKGFLGFQPPDYEALADQITDLARTARRDGPLALDGRLDEIEDPVLRSAIEMAVDGVPAMKAGAVLRTEAAEAVAGPGLLVKVFNKAGMYAPAFGMVGTLIGLIQMLQNLNDPAAIGPAMAVAMITTFWGALLANLVFLPMAGKVQAQIAAQAKAHEMIRVGAHAILTGEAPGALAQQLSRYTGVPAGAAEPTPLRKAA; from the coding sequence ATGGAGAAGTCCACCCCCATCGGCCTAGTCGCCGGCCTCGGCCTCATCTTCGGCACCGTCGCCATGGGCGACGGGGCCGCCACGTTCTTCGACCCCATGTCGCTCATCATCGTGATGGGCGGGACGGTGTGCGGGCTGCTCGTCACGTTCACGATCGACGAGATGAAGCAGGCGGTGCCGCTGACGAAGGGGTTCCTGGGGTTCCAGCCACCGGACTACGAGGCGCTCGCGGACCAGATCACGGACCTCGCGCGGACGGCCCGGCGTGACGGCCCACTCGCCCTCGACGGGCGGCTCGACGAGATCGAGGACCCCGTTCTCCGGTCGGCCATCGAGATGGCCGTCGACGGCGTCCCGGCGATGAAGGCCGGGGCCGTGCTCCGGACCGAGGCCGCCGAGGCCGTGGCCGGCCCCGGGCTCCTCGTCAAGGTGTTCAACAAGGCCGGGATGTACGCCCCGGCCTTCGGCATGGTGGGTACCCTCATCGGGCTCATTCAGATGCTCCAGAACCTCAACGACCCCGCGGCCATCGGCCCGGCCATGGCCGTGGCCATGATCACGACGTTCTGGGGCGCGCTGCTGGCCAACCTCGTGTTCCTGCCGATGGCGGGCAAGGTGCAGGCCCAGATCGCGGCCCAGGCCAAGGCCCACGAGATGATCCGCGTCGGGGCCCACGCCATCCTGACCGGGGAGGCCCCCGGCGCGCTCGCCCAGCAGCTCAGCCGGTACACCGGCGTCCCGGCCGGCGCCGCCGAGCCGACCCCGCTCCGCAAGGCCGCCTAG
- a CDS encoding flagellar hook protein FlgE → MIRSLRTGITGLRSNQLRLDVIGNNIAGVNTAGFKRSRVLFQDALAQRISTGGRLLGSNPSTVSNVGNGVSVSAVDQIWSQGALEYTDLATDLAVAGDGFFLANSAQGTVLTRHGAMQFDADGYLVTAGGLRVQGWTASADGSIATGALQDLQIDPSATAAPVATSSMTATGNLSAAREVGTDDPVTMSSVIYDGTGTAHTAVFEIVKTGDDAWSVVGAKLVDGDAEVDLTVANGDLTFDPESGTLTAGGEVQISGAFPNGSALAFDLDLTGVTQYGGSTTASVSAQDGSTAGALVDFGVDQNGRIILSFSNGVRRPVAQVALGMVANPDGLNQIGDGFYATTASSGDLQVGRSGAEIAAGIVSGALESSNVDLAQEFTDMIVAQRGYQANARVITTSDELLQETVQLKR, encoded by the coding sequence ATGATTCGCTCCCTCCGTACCGGCATCACCGGTCTCCGCTCCAACCAGCTCCGCCTCGACGTCATCGGCAACAACATCGCCGGCGTCAACACGGCGGGGTTCAAGCGGTCCCGCGTCCTGTTCCAGGACGCCCTCGCCCAGCGCATCTCGACCGGCGGCCGGCTCCTCGGCTCCAACCCGTCCACCGTCTCGAACGTCGGCAACGGCGTGTCCGTCAGCGCCGTCGACCAGATCTGGAGCCAGGGCGCCCTCGAGTACACCGACCTCGCGACGGACCTCGCCGTGGCTGGCGACGGGTTCTTCCTGGCCAACAGCGCCCAGGGCACGGTCCTCACGCGCCACGGCGCCATGCAGTTCGACGCCGACGGCTACCTCGTGACGGCCGGCGGCCTCCGCGTCCAGGGCTGGACGGCCAGCGCCGATGGGTCGATCGCGACCGGGGCCCTCCAGGACCTCCAGATCGACCCCTCCGCCACAGCGGCGCCCGTCGCGACGTCCAGCATGACGGCAACCGGCAACCTCTCGGCCGCGCGCGAGGTCGGCACCGACGACCCGGTCACGATGTCGTCGGTGATCTACGACGGGACGGGCACGGCCCACACGGCCGTGTTCGAGATCGTCAAGACCGGCGACGACGCGTGGTCCGTCGTCGGGGCCAAGCTGGTCGACGGTGACGCCGAGGTGGACCTGACGGTGGCCAACGGCGACCTCACGTTCGACCCCGAGAGCGGCACGCTCACGGCCGGCGGCGAGGTCCAGATCAGCGGGGCGTTCCCGAACGGGTCCGCCCTCGCGTTCGACCTCGACCTCACGGGCGTGACGCAGTACGGCGGCTCGACGACGGCGTCGGTCTCGGCCCAGGACGGCTCGACCGCGGGCGCCCTCGTCGACTTCGGGGTCGACCAGAACGGCCGGATCATCCTGTCGTTCTCGAACGGGGTCCGCCGGCCGGTCGCCCAGGTGGCGCTCGGGATGGTAGCCAACCCCGACGGGCTGAACCAGATCGGCGACGGGTTCTACGCGACCACGGCGTCGTCGGGCGACCTCCAGGTGGGCCGGTCCGGGGCCGAGATCGCGGCCGGCATCGTCTCGGGCGCGCTCGAGTCGAGCAACGTCGACCTCGCCCAGGAGTTCACCGACATGATCGTGGCCCAGCGGGGCTACCAGGCCAACGCCCGCGTCATCACGACGTCGGACGAGTTGCTGCAGGAGACGGTCCAGCTCAAGCGCTAG
- a CDS encoding flagellar biosynthesis protein — MTVQQIAGRVTLPPAPPATPGAAPSRGPAFADLLERAAGRPVALSAHAAERLGDRGIEFSDALQTRIAEALDTLDAKGARDAVLLGPDAAFVVNVPNRTVVTALAPDEMRDRAVTQIDSALLL, encoded by the coding sequence ATGACCGTCCAACAGATCGCCGGCCGCGTCACCCTGCCGCCGGCCCCGCCCGCGACGCCGGGCGCCGCGCCCTCCCGAGGCCCCGCCTTCGCTGACCTCCTCGAGCGCGCCGCCGGCCGGCCCGTCGCCCTCTCGGCGCACGCCGCCGAGCGGCTCGGCGACCGGGGGATCGAGTTCTCCGACGCGCTCCAGACCCGGATCGCCGAGGCCCTCGACACCCTCGACGCCAAGGGCGCTCGCGACGCCGTCCTTCTCGGGCCCGACGCCGCCTTCGTCGTCAACGTCCCGAACCGGACCGTCGTCACGGCCCTGGCGCCCGACGAGATGCGCGACCGCGCGGTCACGCAGATCGACAGCGCGCTCCTCCTCTAA
- a CDS encoding flagellar hook assembly protein FlgD, with protein MSPLSSANSAASAFSTAASPGGAQLGRDEFLQLLVAQLRNQDPTSPQDGHEFAAQLAQFSQVEQLTNINAAIGSQAGQLAALAGSVDGLHTGQTDMANRLSGRIDLQAATALIGQTVEMAGATLSWDGATATDVPVRLDGAAREVEVTIRDADGAVVRTLRTGSLEAGAHAIAWDGALADGSDAPAGAYSVSVSAVGPDGQPVGATAVTTGTVERITVDADGVALWVGGRPLAFDALLAVL; from the coding sequence ATGTCTCCCCTCTCCTCTGCCAACTCGGCGGCCTCTGCCTTCTCCACCGCGGCGAGCCCGGGCGGTGCTCAACTCGGGCGCGACGAGTTCCTCCAACTCCTCGTCGCCCAACTCCGCAACCAGGACCCGACGAGCCCGCAGGACGGCCACGAGTTCGCCGCCCAGCTCGCCCAGTTCTCCCAGGTCGAGCAGCTGACGAACATCAACGCCGCGATCGGCTCCCAGGCCGGCCAGCTCGCCGCCCTGGCCGGCTCCGTCGACGGCCTCCACACCGGCCAGACCGACATGGCGAATCGGCTCTCGGGCCGGATCGACCTCCAGGCCGCGACGGCCCTCATCGGGCAGACCGTCGAGATGGCCGGGGCCACGCTCTCGTGGGACGGCGCCACGGCCACCGACGTCCCCGTCCGCCTCGACGGCGCGGCGCGCGAGGTCGAGGTCACCATCCGCGACGCCGACGGCGCCGTGGTCCGGACGCTGCGCACCGGGTCGCTCGAGGCCGGCGCCCACGCCATCGCGTGGGACGGCGCGCTCGCCGACGGTTCGGACGCCCCGGCCGGCGCCTACTCCGTGTCCGTCTCGGCTGTCGGGCCTGACGGGCAGCCTGTCGGCGCCACGGCCGTCACGACCGGCACGGTCGAGCGGATTACGGTCGACGCCGACGGCGTCGCGCTGTGGGTCGGCGGCCGGCCGCTCGCCTTCGACGCCCTCCTCGCCGTCCTCTAA
- a CDS encoding flagellar FliJ family protein encodes MPTRPFQFALTPVLQIRERAVDAAREALGRAVDARASAEADVARAEARLEDGLAAGGNGRTARQLGHAAAHRGGLARTVAEARRAAERLRADEARARRALADAIRQHEALDGLREEAARDHRLHALRVETAALDDLASAGRAASALSPS; translated from the coding sequence ATGCCGACCCGCCCGTTCCAGTTCGCGCTCACCCCCGTGCTCCAGATCCGCGAGCGCGCCGTCGACGCCGCCCGTGAGGCGCTCGGGCGCGCGGTCGACGCGCGGGCCTCCGCCGAGGCCGACGTGGCCCGAGCCGAGGCCCGGCTCGAGGACGGGCTCGCGGCGGGCGGCAACGGCCGGACCGCCCGCCAGTTGGGCCACGCCGCGGCCCACCGCGGCGGCCTCGCCCGCACCGTCGCCGAGGCGCGCCGGGCCGCCGAGCGCCTCCGCGCCGACGAGGCCCGCGCCCGCCGCGCGCTCGCCGACGCCATCCGCCAGCACGAGGCCCTCGACGGGCTCCGCGAGGAGGCCGCCCGCGATCACCGTCTCCACGCCCTCCGCGTCGAGACCGCCGCGCTCGACGACCTCGCCTCCGCCGGACGCGCCGCCTCGGCCCTCTCCCCGTCATGA
- a CDS encoding FliI/YscN family ATPase, with the protein MLSHCLQELRQAPPRPIRYGRVRSATGLVVEAAGLDAAIGEMCTIRPDGRADGVAPVEAEVIGIRGSAALLMPLGEAAGLRAGSLVERAARPHAVAVGDALLGRVVDAAGRPIDGKGPLALPDRRPVRAEPPPPLDRQLIDAPLKTGVRAIDALLTLAKGQRVGIFAGSGVGKSTLLGTIAARSEADVNVIALIGERGREVREFVHDTLGEEGLKRSVVVAVTGDQAALARVRGSLVATAIAEHFRDAGKDVLLMMDSVTRVAQAQREIGLAAGEPPTTRGYTPSVFALLPRLLERAGPGARGTITGLFTVLVDGGDLDEPVADAVRGILDGHVVLSRKLADSGHFPAIDVPASVSRVMPRVTPPAQQEAARQARALIAAYREVEPLVRVGAFEPGQDPEADRAVELAPALTAFLRQGPADADADDVAGRLAALLS; encoded by the coding sequence ATGCTCAGCCACTGCCTCCAAGAGCTCCGCCAGGCCCCGCCGCGCCCGATCCGCTACGGGCGCGTCCGCTCCGCGACCGGCCTCGTGGTCGAGGCCGCCGGCCTCGACGCCGCCATCGGCGAGATGTGCACGATCCGACCCGACGGCCGGGCCGACGGCGTGGCCCCGGTCGAGGCCGAGGTCATCGGAATCCGCGGCTCGGCCGCGCTCCTGATGCCGCTCGGCGAGGCCGCGGGGCTCCGCGCCGGCAGCCTCGTCGAGCGCGCCGCCCGCCCCCACGCCGTCGCCGTCGGCGACGCGCTCCTGGGCCGCGTGGTCGACGCCGCCGGCCGGCCGATCGACGGGAAGGGCCCGCTGGCGCTCCCCGACCGCCGCCCCGTCCGGGCCGAGCCGCCGCCGCCGCTCGACCGCCAGCTCATCGACGCCCCGCTCAAGACCGGCGTCCGCGCCATCGACGCGCTCCTCACGCTCGCCAAGGGCCAGCGCGTCGGCATCTTCGCGGGGTCCGGCGTGGGCAAGAGCACGCTCCTCGGGACGATCGCCGCGCGCTCCGAGGCCGACGTCAACGTGATCGCGCTGATCGGCGAGCGGGGCCGCGAGGTCCGCGAGTTCGTCCACGACACGCTCGGCGAGGAGGGGCTCAAGCGATCCGTCGTCGTCGCCGTCACCGGCGACCAGGCCGCGCTGGCCCGCGTCCGCGGCTCGCTCGTGGCGACGGCCATCGCCGAGCATTTCCGCGACGCCGGAAAAGACGTCCTCCTCATGATGGACTCGGTCACGCGCGTGGCCCAAGCCCAGCGCGAGATCGGGCTGGCCGCCGGCGAGCCGCCGACGACGCGGGGCTACACGCCGAGCGTGTTCGCGCTCCTCCCCCGCCTCCTCGAGCGCGCCGGCCCCGGCGCGCGCGGGACGATCACCGGTCTGTTCACCGTCCTCGTCGACGGTGGCGACCTCGACGAGCCCGTCGCCGACGCCGTCCGCGGCATCCTCGACGGCCACGTCGTCCTCTCGCGGAAGCTGGCCGATTCGGGCCATTTCCCGGCCATCGACGTGCCCGCGAGCGTGAGCCGCGTGATGCCGCGCGTGACGCCGCCGGCCCAGCAGGAGGCCGCGCGGCAGGCGCGGGCGCTCATCGCGGCCTACCGCGAGGTCGAGCCGCTCGTCCGCGTCGGCGCTTTCGAGCCGGGCCAGGACCCCGAGGCCGACCGGGCCGTCGAGCTCGCGCCGGCCCTCACCGCCTTCCTCCGCCAGGGCCCCGCCGACGCCGACGCCGACGACGTCGCGGGCCGGCTCGCCGCGCTCCTCTCCTGA
- a CDS encoding flagellar motor switch protein FliG — translation MIAPSAAALTGTQRAAVLVVALGVETASKLLPTLDDAEAERLSVEVARLDRVPAPLVSEVLAAYRSASAAPPPPDAAGGLDAARTLLQSGLDEARAGAILPRVEAATAGTGFDLVQSVPPAELAAFLTLEHPQTAAVVLSQLPARPAADALAQLPAETRADVIRRLSTLTPPPPQRLAALDAALRQRFGPAGRPVGPDGVKRAADILMQSGRSTGQAVLDDLKARTPDLADRIEGLLFVFEDLARLDGRALGRILAAADQGALARALCGADPTLTDRLFSCVSERVGAALREEMEMAGSPSAADIEDAQRTVVGVALELAEAGEVSLEPSEA, via the coding sequence GACCCTCGACGACGCCGAGGCCGAGCGGCTCTCGGTCGAGGTCGCCCGCCTCGACCGCGTCCCGGCCCCGCTCGTCTCCGAGGTCCTGGCCGCCTACCGGTCGGCCTCGGCCGCGCCGCCGCCGCCCGACGCCGCCGGCGGGCTCGACGCCGCCCGGACCCTCCTCCAGAGCGGGCTCGACGAGGCCCGCGCCGGGGCCATCCTCCCGCGCGTCGAGGCGGCCACGGCCGGGACCGGGTTCGACCTCGTCCAGTCCGTCCCGCCGGCCGAGCTGGCCGCGTTCCTCACGCTCGAGCACCCGCAGACGGCCGCCGTCGTGCTGTCGCAGCTGCCGGCCCGGCCGGCCGCCGACGCCCTCGCCCAACTGCCCGCCGAGACCCGCGCCGACGTGATCCGCCGGCTCTCGACGCTGACGCCGCCCCCGCCGCAGCGGCTCGCCGCGCTCGACGCCGCGCTCCGCCAGCGGTTCGGCCCCGCCGGCCGGCCCGTCGGCCCCGACGGCGTCAAGCGCGCCGCCGACATCCTCATGCAGTCCGGTCGCTCGACCGGGCAGGCCGTCCTCGACGACCTCAAGGCCCGCACGCCCGACCTCGCCGACCGGATCGAGGGGCTCCTCTTCGTCTTCGAGGACCTCGCCCGGCTCGACGGCCGCGCGCTCGGCCGGATCCTCGCCGCCGCCGACCAGGGCGCGCTCGCCCGCGCCCTCTGCGGGGCCGACCCGACCCTCACCGACCGCCTCTTCTCCTGCGTGAGCGAGCGCGTCGGGGCCGCGCTCCGCGAGGAGATGGAGATGGCCGGCTCGCCCAGCGCGGCCGACATCGAGGACGCCCAGCGGACCGTCGTCGGCGTGGCGCTCGAGCTGGCTGAGGCCGGCGAGGTCTCGCTCGAGCCTAGCGAGGCCTGA